A genomic segment from Bacillus cereus G9842 encodes:
- the treC gene encoding alpha,alpha-phosphotrehalase, with amino-acid sequence MKDWHKSVVYQIYPKSFNSYYNKETGDIKGVTEKLDYLKELGVDYIWLTPIYQSPQNDNGYDVSDYYSIDPSYGTMEEFEELLAEAKVRNIEIMLDIVVNHSSTEHKWFKEAKEDKNSPYRNYYIWRDEKNNWQSKFGGSAWKYDEKTEQYYLHLFDETQADLNWENEQLREEVYDMMRFWLDKGVTGFRLDVINLISKDQCFLNDEGNTATSDGRKYYTDGPRVHEYLQEMNRKVFAGKDVITVGEMSSTTIDNCIKYSNPERNELSMTFSFHHLKVDYPNGDKWTKAEFDFIKLKEIMSNWQIEMQKGGGWNALFWCNHDQPRIVSRFGDDRKYRNESAKMLATAMHMLQGTPYIYQGEEIGMTNPKFESIEQYRDVESLNIYDIKREEGLSKEEIIGILKQKSRDNSRTPMQWNEEMNSGFTTSTPWISVAENFTEINVEKALEDKESVFYHYKKLIELRKTYDVITEGEYAILDKNDPKIWAYTRTTESEVLLVINNFYGEEITYSVPAHVQLDGMKQEVLLSNYKDASKDIAKLNLRPYESIVYRYTK; translated from the coding sequence ATGAAGGATTGGCATAAAAGTGTAGTCTATCAAATTTATCCGAAGAGCTTTAATAGCTATTACAATAAAGAAACCGGTGATATAAAAGGGGTTACAGAGAAACTAGATTATTTAAAAGAACTCGGAGTGGATTATATTTGGTTAACACCGATATACCAATCACCACAAAATGATAATGGATATGATGTAAGTGATTACTACAGCATTGATCCATCTTACGGAACGATGGAAGAGTTTGAGGAACTTTTAGCAGAAGCGAAAGTACGTAACATTGAAATTATGCTTGATATTGTTGTAAATCATAGTTCGACTGAACATAAGTGGTTTAAAGAAGCGAAGGAAGATAAAAATAGTCCATATCGTAATTACTATATTTGGCGTGATGAAAAAAATAATTGGCAGTCTAAGTTTGGTGGATCTGCTTGGAAATATGATGAGAAGACGGAGCAATATTATTTACATTTATTTGATGAAACACAAGCTGATTTAAATTGGGAAAATGAACAACTTCGCGAAGAAGTATATGATATGATGCGTTTTTGGCTGGATAAAGGGGTAACAGGATTCCGATTAGATGTCATTAACTTAATTTCAAAAGACCAATGTTTCTTAAACGATGAAGGTAATACTGCGACAAGTGATGGACGCAAGTATTATACAGATGGTCCGCGTGTTCATGAATATTTACAAGAGATGAACCGAAAAGTTTTTGCAGGAAAAGATGTAATTACAGTTGGAGAAATGTCATCTACGACAATTGATAATTGTATTAAATATTCTAATCCTGAGCGTAATGAACTGAGCATGACGTTTAGTTTCCATCATTTAAAAGTAGATTATCCGAATGGTGATAAGTGGACGAAAGCAGAGTTTGATTTTATTAAATTAAAAGAGATTATGTCTAACTGGCAAATTGAAATGCAAAAGGGCGGAGGATGGAATGCGTTATTTTGGTGTAATCATGACCAACCTCGCATAGTGTCACGCTTCGGTGATGATAGAAAGTACCGAAATGAATCTGCGAAAATGTTAGCGACAGCTATGCATATGTTGCAAGGAACACCTTACATTTATCAAGGCGAAGAAATCGGTATGACGAATCCTAAATTCGAGTCCATCGAGCAATATCGCGATGTGGAATCGTTAAATATATACGATATCAAGCGAGAAGAAGGATTATCAAAAGAAGAGATTATCGGGATTTTAAAACAAAAATCTCGTGACAACTCTCGTACTCCGATGCAGTGGAATGAAGAGATGAACAGTGGTTTTACAACAAGTACACCTTGGATTTCAGTGGCTGAAAACTTTACAGAAATAAACGTAGAGAAGGCATTAGAAGATAAAGAGTCTGTATTTTATCATTATAAAAAGTTAATAGAACTTAGAAAAACGTATGATGTAATTACAGAAGGAGAATATGCTATTTTGGATAAAAATGATCCTAAAATTTGGGCATATACTCGTACTACAGAAAGTGAAGTACTACTTGTTATAAATAACTTCTATGGAGAAGAAATAACGTACTCTGTACCAGCGCACGTTCAATTAGATGGAATGAAACAAGAAGTACTACTGTCGAATTATAAAGATGCCAGCAAGGATATTGCAAAACTTAACTTAAGACCATATGAATCAATTGTGTATCGATATACGAAATAA
- a CDS encoding Ger(x)C family spore germination protein, which yields MHKKTVKLCSILCASSLLSGCWDQEPLREARLAYSIGFDITEENQLQQTVELVRSSGSQQSSFENEIHSATGRNIRDTSDTLKENVTGNIRYFKYGVQLLGTKIQKKGILPYLDISFRDPTNPTALVKLISVDGETAAILEKKKVGNLLIGDFLKKKIKSLEDMSIFPNETLETAATKMLDPGKDFTLPSIKLKGKEVVTNGIALFNKDKLTGLLPSRQSVLFVLLTDKMGTSARITQKLTNSDSSNTSDYITIDVSNQKLKRNLKITTDKKGNVYAHIKLQLKVIAIESPRDNLYTMDDREKLNKELSKQLTKEAKKIINKLQKANCDAFGIGRHLIAYHPELWRKKNWDKDYAKVKFKPEVEVSILYSGVLK from the coding sequence ATGCACAAAAAAACAGTTAAATTATGTAGTATCTTATGTGCTAGCTCACTTCTTTCTGGTTGCTGGGATCAAGAGCCTTTAAGAGAGGCTAGATTAGCTTATAGTATTGGATTTGATATTACAGAAGAAAATCAACTTCAGCAAACGGTTGAACTTGTAAGAAGTTCAGGAAGCCAACAATCTTCATTTGAAAATGAAATACATTCAGCAACCGGCCGTAACATACGCGATACTAGCGATACTTTGAAAGAAAATGTGACTGGAAATATTCGCTATTTCAAATACGGTGTGCAACTATTGGGAACAAAAATTCAAAAAAAGGGGATATTACCTTATTTAGATATTAGTTTTCGGGACCCTACAAACCCCACTGCTCTGGTAAAACTTATTTCAGTAGATGGTGAAACAGCTGCAATACTAGAAAAAAAGAAAGTAGGAAATTTACTAATTGGAGATTTTCTAAAGAAAAAAATTAAAAGCTTAGAGGACATGAGCATATTTCCAAATGAAACTTTGGAAACAGCCGCTACAAAAATGTTAGATCCCGGCAAAGATTTCACCCTCCCATCTATAAAGCTAAAAGGAAAAGAAGTTGTAACCAATGGGATAGCTCTATTTAATAAGGATAAATTAACTGGGCTTTTACCTTCACGACAATCGGTACTCTTCGTATTACTAACTGATAAAATGGGAACGAGCGCTCGCATAACCCAAAAGCTTACAAATAGCGATTCATCTAATACGTCTGACTACATTACCATTGACGTGAGCAATCAGAAATTAAAACGAAACTTAAAAATAACAACAGATAAAAAAGGAAATGTTTATGCTCACATTAAGCTCCAACTAAAAGTTATAGCAATTGAATCTCCAAGAGATAATCTGTATACAATGGACGACAGAGAAAAACTAAATAAAGAACTGTCTAAACAGCTCACGAAAGAGGCGAAAAAAATAATAAACAAACTCCAAAAAGCAAACTGTGATGCTTTCGGTATCGGCAGACACCTTATCGCTTATCACCCTGAGTTATGGAGGAAAAAAAATTGGGATAAAGATTATGCAAAAGTAAAGTTTAAACCTGAAGTAGAAGTAAGCATTTTGTATAGTGGTGTCTTAAAATAA
- a CDS encoding GerAB/ArcD/ProY family transporter — protein MTNTQSKISLVQLTFFVIQCQIGVGILSLPNRLHPIAKGGGWISVLIAGLATQLIILLMWFLLRRFPDANMYEIACMMFGNKFGKLLGFSYVFYFTLIGMTVMLNACTVIKIWILQATPWYAILLLFTIACCYVAYNTFKVIVRFYVMASILILPMALLIGLGLSRADFSYIFPITEAGWWNIIKASKETITAMYGFEIFLIAFPKVNGTAVAKLKAISIANGFVTLFYAFTVWICFIVFSPKQVELIPEPVAYLLRSLHIGIVDRTDLIFIPIWMITVVASIASCYAAASIGIGHIFNLANHKKSVPIVGVISFSIALFIDTPEELKLIANFTDKFTYIFIIVLPFLFLLYSLLRNKKGAPYAQKNS, from the coding sequence GTGACAAACACGCAAAGTAAAATTTCACTTGTTCAATTGACCTTTTTCGTTATCCAATGTCAAATCGGGGTTGGTATACTTTCTCTCCCAAACCGTCTTCACCCAATAGCAAAAGGTGGTGGATGGATTTCTGTTCTCATTGCGGGGCTGGCAACTCAACTTATCATTTTACTCATGTGGTTTTTATTAAGAAGGTTTCCTGATGCAAATATGTATGAAATTGCTTGTATGATGTTTGGTAATAAATTTGGAAAACTATTAGGGTTTTCTTATGTTTTTTATTTTACTCTTATCGGTATGACCGTTATGTTAAATGCATGTACCGTCATTAAAATATGGATTTTACAAGCAACTCCTTGGTACGCAATTCTCCTATTATTTACAATAGCTTGTTGCTACGTAGCCTATAATACCTTTAAAGTAATTGTACGATTTTATGTCATGGCCTCTATTCTCATTTTACCTATGGCGCTTTTAATTGGACTTGGGCTCTCACGGGCTGATTTTTCTTATATTTTTCCCATTACAGAGGCTGGATGGTGGAATATTATTAAAGCATCGAAAGAAACAATTACAGCTATGTATGGTTTTGAAATCTTTCTCATCGCATTTCCTAAAGTAAATGGGACTGCTGTTGCAAAACTAAAGGCAATTTCTATCGCTAACGGATTCGTAACTCTTTTTTATGCTTTTACTGTTTGGATTTGCTTTATCGTATTTAGTCCAAAGCAAGTTGAGCTTATTCCAGAGCCAGTTGCTTACTTATTGCGCTCCTTACATATTGGGATTGTAGACCGTACTGATTTAATATTCATACCAATTTGGATGATAACTGTCGTAGCTTCTATTGCTAGTTGTTACGCTGCTGCTTCTATAGGTATTGGGCATATATTCAACCTTGCTAATCATAAAAAATCTGTTCCAATTGTTGGAGTTATTTCTTTTAGTATCGCCTTATTTATAGATACACCTGAAGAATTAAAATTGATTGCAAATTTCACTGATAAATTCACTTATATTTTCATTATCGTTCTTCCTTTTTTATTTCTTCTTTATTCCTTATTAAGAAATAAGAAAGGAGCTCCATATGCACAAAAAAACAGTTAA
- the gerKA gene encoding spore germination protein GerKA: MTERKEQQESKKQKHMFPSLPENINYIENKLSHSDDIKKLDIPFQNGKGIILYIESLADPNLIHQLALEPLLTRSDLSLDKAFSTLNMKKETNLNYGVQLLLQGKSLYFHEHVESFCTFETALSLKRAITEPDNEGIVRGPHTGFVEDLATNLASIRKLIKSPNVVVKYFTLGEEMHTKVAITYIQNIANDDLVAEVKRRLEMIKTDALMPPGYIQEFIEDTSFSPFPQQLNTERPDRTAANLMEGRVAILSDGDPTALIVPVTLFAFYQSPDDYNNRWIVGSFVRMIRLVSFLIAFLLPAIYIATVAFHPDVLPLELVYTIKASLEQVPLPPIFEALLMELIFELLREAGIRLPSRVGQTIGIVGGLVIGDAIVKAGLVSYTMIIVVALTAIASFLVPSNDMSSAVRILRFPLMVLAAIFGYVGISFGIIITFVHLCQLHSFHTPYLSPLAPMRIKDMKDSFVRFPIWSFWERPHDSKPKKMQRQHVTREDENGDKHAK, from the coding sequence ATGACAGAGAGAAAAGAACAACAAGAGAGTAAAAAACAAAAACATATGTTTCCATCACTTCCTGAGAACATTAATTACATTGAAAATAAACTTTCTCATTCTGATGATATAAAAAAATTAGATATCCCTTTTCAAAACGGAAAAGGGATAATCTTATATATCGAATCTTTAGCAGACCCAAATTTAATTCATCAATTAGCTCTTGAACCCTTATTAACTCGATCTGATCTATCTTTAGATAAAGCATTTTCTACATTAAATATGAAAAAAGAAACGAATTTAAATTACGGTGTACAACTTTTATTACAAGGTAAATCTTTATATTTCCATGAACATGTCGAAAGCTTTTGTACTTTTGAAACAGCATTATCTTTAAAAAGAGCTATAACAGAACCTGATAATGAAGGGATTGTACGCGGACCACATACTGGTTTCGTAGAAGATTTAGCAACCAATTTAGCGTCTATTCGTAAACTCATAAAAAGTCCAAATGTCGTCGTTAAATATTTCACACTTGGTGAAGAAATGCACACGAAAGTGGCAATTACTTATATTCAAAATATAGCTAATGACGATCTCGTTGCAGAAGTGAAAAGAAGATTAGAAATGATTAAGACAGACGCACTCATGCCACCAGGCTACATACAAGAATTTATAGAAGATACGTCTTTCTCACCATTCCCACAGCAATTAAATACAGAGCGCCCAGATAGAACTGCTGCTAATTTAATGGAGGGACGAGTCGCTATTTTATCAGATGGAGATCCAACAGCACTTATCGTTCCTGTTACACTCTTTGCCTTCTATCAATCACCAGATGATTATAATAACCGCTGGATCGTCGGTTCTTTCGTCCGAATGATTCGCTTAGTAAGTTTCTTAATCGCCTTTCTCTTACCAGCTATATATATCGCAACCGTCGCTTTTCATCCAGATGTGTTGCCACTCGAACTCGTCTATACAATTAAAGCCTCATTAGAACAAGTGCCACTTCCTCCTATTTTTGAAGCTCTCTTAATGGAATTGATCTTCGAATTATTACGAGAAGCTGGTATTCGTTTGCCGAGCCGCGTTGGACAAACAATCGGTATTGTAGGCGGTTTAGTAATTGGGGATGCAATTGTAAAAGCTGGACTCGTTTCTTACACAATGATTATCGTTGTAGCTTTAACTGCAATTGCTTCTTTTCTCGTACCATCAAATGATATGAGTTCAGCAGTTCGGATTCTGCGTTTCCCGTTAATGGTTCTTGCTGCTATATTCGGCTATGTAGGGATTTCATTCGGCATAATTATAACTTTCGTTCATTTATGTCAACTTCATTCTTTTCATACACCATATCTTTCTCCTCTTGCACCAATGCGGATAAAAGATATGAAAGATTCCTTTGTAAGATTTCCAATTTGGTCATTTTGGGAACGACCACATGATTCAAAACCAAAAAAAATGCAACGACAACATGTAACGAGAGAGGATGAGAACGGTGACAAACACGCAAAGTAA
- a CDS encoding phosphotransferase enzyme family protein: MEIAVERVFTKEILRRAAKAFHVTVEEKPLGDFENYIFKAKGDNDEDYVLRLTHSSHRSKKEVEAELDFLRYVAEHGAKVAGPLNSTSQNLVEEIGAEDSTFFFASLFTYAKGEQVKGEGSPYWGDDYFEAWGKAIGQLHRLTMSYPKTDYRDTWEEDESGIVNELEDDQVKKIAAVLMDEIKALPVERETFGLMHGDIHPGNFHYDGKELTIFDFDDAAYNYFIHDLAMVLYYSILFTPWTAEEKTDFARKQLQVLRKGYEHEHRLADSWYESLPLFLRLRDVGLYGTLQKKFKGKGMPDNFRELSEELYERIIKREAIVNI; encoded by the coding sequence ATGGAAATAGCTGTAGAACGTGTTTTTACGAAAGAGATCTTAAGAAGAGCGGCAAAGGCATTTCATGTAACAGTGGAAGAGAAGCCGCTTGGAGATTTTGAAAATTATATTTTTAAGGCGAAGGGAGATAATGATGAGGACTATGTATTACGTTTAACGCATTCTTCGCATCGCTCTAAAAAAGAAGTTGAAGCTGAACTAGATTTTTTACGATATGTTGCGGAGCATGGGGCAAAGGTAGCAGGACCTCTTAACTCAACTTCTCAAAATCTTGTAGAAGAAATTGGAGCGGAAGATAGCACTTTCTTTTTTGCTTCTTTATTTACATATGCAAAAGGTGAGCAAGTAAAAGGGGAAGGATCGCCTTATTGGGGAGATGATTATTTTGAAGCATGGGGAAAAGCGATTGGACAACTGCATCGCCTAACAATGAGCTATCCTAAAACAGACTATCGTGATACGTGGGAAGAAGACGAAAGTGGAATTGTTAATGAATTAGAAGATGATCAAGTGAAAAAGATTGCAGCGGTATTAATGGATGAGATTAAGGCCCTTCCAGTTGAAAGAGAAACGTTCGGTCTTATGCACGGTGATATCCATCCCGGTAATTTTCATTATGATGGTAAAGAGCTAACAATCTTTGATTTTGATGATGCGGCTTATAATTACTTTATACATGATTTAGCGATGGTTCTCTATTACTCTATTCTATTTACACCATGGACAGCGGAAGAGAAGACAGACTTTGCTCGTAAACAGCTACAAGTGTTACGAAAAGGCTATGAGCATGAGCACAGACTGGCGGATAGTTGGTATGAATCGTTACCGTTGTTTTTACGTCTACGTGATGTTGGTTTATACGGTACACTTCAAAAGAAGTTTAAGGGGAAAGGTATGCCAGATAACTTCCGAGAATTATCAGAAGAGCTATATGAAAGAATTATAAAAAGAGAAGCAATTGTGAATATATAA
- a CDS encoding alanine/glycine:cation symporter family protein: MEAFVNWLNNIVWSPALVYLCLGVGLYFSIRTRFLQVRHVGEMVKLTFQGEKSEAGVSSFQALALSLSGRVGTGNIAGVATAVAFGGPGAVFWMWAVAFLGAGSAYIESTLAQIYKTKHQGQFRGGPAYYIEKGLGVKWYALVFVAATILATGLLLPGVQANSIAVSLETAFGINTTVSGALLVVVLAIIIFGGVKRIVNVAQVVVPFMAVGYILVACVIVAMNIEKLPEAFMLIIRSAFALEAAFGGIIGLAISWGVKRGIYSNEAGQGTGPHAAAAAEVSHPAKQGLVQAFSVYIDTLFVCSATAFMMIITGMYNVFDANGKNFIVNKLNGAQPGPGYTQAAVESVFPGFGNGFVAISLLFFAFTTIMAYYYIAETNIAYLNRDKDRPWLSIVLKFVFLGAVFYGCIKTAATAWALGDIGVGIMAWVNIIAILLLQKPALVALKDYEKQKKEGKDPVFDPQPLGIKNADFWEHEYGKDKKEEVS; this comes from the coding sequence TTGGAAGCTTTCGTGAATTGGTTAAATAATATTGTTTGGAGTCCAGCACTTGTTTATTTATGTTTAGGAGTAGGTTTATATTTTTCCATTCGAACGAGGTTTTTACAAGTAAGGCATGTAGGAGAAATGGTGAAGCTGACATTTCAAGGTGAAAAATCAGAGGCTGGTGTTTCTTCATTTCAAGCGTTAGCACTTTCGTTATCAGGACGCGTTGGGACGGGGAATATAGCTGGGGTAGCAACAGCGGTTGCCTTCGGTGGACCAGGAGCTGTATTTTGGATGTGGGCAGTGGCCTTTTTAGGAGCAGGATCAGCTTATATAGAATCTACATTAGCGCAAATATATAAGACGAAACATCAAGGACAGTTTCGTGGTGGACCTGCTTATTACATTGAAAAAGGTTTAGGTGTGAAATGGTATGCATTAGTATTCGTTGCAGCGACAATTCTTGCAACGGGGCTTTTACTGCCAGGTGTGCAGGCAAATAGTATTGCTGTAAGTTTAGAAACAGCTTTTGGAATTAACACCACCGTATCAGGGGCTTTATTAGTTGTTGTACTAGCTATTATCATCTTCGGTGGAGTAAAGCGAATTGTTAACGTTGCACAAGTTGTCGTACCGTTTATGGCAGTTGGTTATATTTTAGTAGCTTGCGTTATTGTTGCTATGAATATTGAAAAGTTGCCAGAAGCATTTATGCTAATTATAAGAAGTGCTTTTGCATTAGAAGCGGCTTTCGGTGGTATTATCGGTTTAGCAATTTCTTGGGGAGTAAAACGAGGTATTTATTCCAATGAAGCAGGGCAAGGAACTGGACCACATGCAGCAGCAGCAGCTGAAGTATCACATCCAGCTAAGCAAGGTTTAGTGCAAGCATTTTCCGTTTACATTGATACATTATTTGTTTGTTCAGCAACAGCATTTATGATGATTATTACAGGCATGTATAACGTATTTGATGCAAACGGAAAAAACTTTATCGTTAATAAATTAAATGGCGCTCAGCCAGGACCAGGATATACACAGGCGGCGGTAGAATCTGTTTTTCCTGGATTTGGAAACGGTTTCGTTGCAATCTCGTTATTATTCTTCGCGTTTACAACAATTATGGCGTATTACTACATTGCAGAAACGAATATCGCGTACTTAAATCGTGATAAAGACCGTCCTTGGTTGTCTATTGTACTAAAATTTGTTTTTTTAGGAGCTGTATTCTACGGTTGTATTAAAACAGCAGCAACGGCGTGGGCTTTAGGTGATATCGGTGTAGGAATTATGGCATGGGTAAATATCATTGCGATTTTATTATTACAAAAACCTGCATTAGTCGCATTAAAGGATTATGAAAAACAGAAAAAAGAAGGAAAAGATCCAGTATTCGATCCGCAGCCATTAGGAATTAAAAATGCTGATTTTTGGGAGCATGAATACGGGAAAGATAAGAAAGAAGAAGTATCTTAA
- a CDS encoding amino acid ABC transporter ATP-binding protein produces the protein MIEFRNVNKYYGNFQVLKNINVQVKKGEVVVVVGPSGSGKSTLLRCINQLEAITDGGLIVQNTEVHNKKTDMNELRRNIGMVFQHFYLYPHKTVLQNITLAPIKVNKVSKEEAEKTAMFYLEKVGIPEKANVYPHQLSGGQQQRVAIARGLAMQPEIMLFDEPTSALDPEMIGEVLDVMKTLAKEGMTMVVVTHEMGFAREVADRILFMDDGQIIEDTTPAQFFANPEQERARLFLSRVLNH, from the coding sequence TTGATAGAATTTCGTAATGTAAATAAATATTATGGTAATTTTCAAGTTTTGAAAAATATTAATGTGCAAGTGAAAAAAGGAGAAGTGGTAGTAGTTGTCGGGCCTTCAGGATCAGGAAAAAGTACATTGCTTCGATGTATAAATCAATTAGAGGCAATTACAGATGGAGGATTAATTGTACAAAATACAGAGGTACACAATAAAAAGACGGACATGAATGAATTGCGGCGAAATATTGGGATGGTCTTTCAACATTTTTATTTATACCCACATAAAACAGTTCTGCAAAATATTACACTAGCACCGATTAAAGTAAATAAAGTTTCCAAAGAAGAAGCAGAGAAAACAGCAATGTTTTATTTAGAGAAAGTAGGAATCCCGGAGAAGGCTAATGTATATCCACATCAATTATCCGGAGGACAACAGCAAAGAGTAGCAATTGCTAGAGGACTTGCGATGCAGCCGGAAATTATGCTGTTCGATGAGCCTACGTCTGCTCTTGATCCGGAGATGATCGGGGAAGTACTTGATGTTATGAAAACGCTAGCTAAAGAAGGGATGACAATGGTCGTTGTCACGCATGAAATGGGATTTGCGCGAGAAGTAGCAGATCGGATTTTATTTATGGATGATGGTCAAATTATTGAAGATACGACACCGGCGCAATTTTTTGCAAATCCTGAACAAGAAAGAGCTCGTTTATTTTTAAGTCGGGTGCTAAATCATTAG
- the glnH gene encoding glutamine ABC transporter substrate-binding protein GlnH translates to MLKMKKLFTLIVFSCLFVLVVAGCGSKKDEAKETNTKQGGAVEQIKKRGKLVVGVKNDTNLFGLKNPSTGQVEGFDVDVAKALAKKILGDEKKLELKEVTSKTRIPMLKNGDIDAIIATMTITEERKKEVDFSDVYFKAGQSLLVKKGSNIKSIDDIKQGVKVLAVKGSTSTNNIRQKSPEATVLEFENYSEAFTALKAGKGDVLTTDNAILYGMAKQDSNYEVVGKIFTDEPYGIAVQKGADDLTKEINNLLKDMKASGEYDKLYEKWIGQKQEK, encoded by the coding sequence ATGCTTAAAATGAAAAAGTTATTTACTTTAATCGTATTTTCATGTTTATTCGTGCTTGTTGTTGCTGGATGCGGAAGTAAGAAAGATGAGGCAAAGGAAACAAATACGAAGCAAGGCGGGGCTGTTGAGCAAATTAAGAAACGAGGAAAATTAGTAGTCGGGGTGAAGAATGATACGAATTTATTTGGATTAAAAAATCCTTCAACAGGGCAAGTAGAAGGATTCGATGTTGATGTTGCGAAGGCACTTGCGAAAAAAATTCTTGGAGATGAAAAGAAGCTAGAGCTGAAAGAAGTAACGTCTAAAACACGTATTCCAATGCTGAAAAATGGTGATATTGATGCAATTATTGCGACAATGACAATTACGGAAGAGCGCAAAAAAGAAGTGGATTTCTCAGATGTATATTTTAAAGCCGGACAATCGTTACTTGTGAAAAAAGGAAGCAATATTAAGAGCATCGATGATATAAAACAAGGCGTTAAAGTATTAGCTGTAAAAGGATCAACATCTACAAATAACATTCGTCAAAAGTCACCAGAAGCGACTGTATTAGAATTTGAAAATTATAGTGAGGCATTTACAGCGTTAAAGGCAGGTAAAGGTGATGTGTTAACGACAGATAATGCAATCCTTTACGGAATGGCAAAACAAGATTCTAATTATGAAGTAGTAGGAAAAATTTTTACAGATGAACCGTACGGAATTGCAGTGCAAAAAGGTGCAGACGATTTAACGAAAGAGATTAATAACTTACTAAAAGATATGAAGGCGAGCGGGGAATACGATAAATTGTATGAAAAATGGATCGGTCAAAAACAAGAGAAGTAA
- a CDS encoding amino acid ABC transporter permease has product MPDFSILTNNIDMYLEGFKYTVMSSVIALIGSFILGVILAVMRIAPIRILNWVGSAFVEFVRNIPLVLIAFIFYFALPVIGITLNGFVAGTVTLTVYTAAFIAEVIRAGILSVEKGQMEAARSSGLTYTQAMYHVVLPQAMKIVIPPLGNQFLNLVKNSSILGIIAGADLMYQGDLISTKTFVTFDVYIFVGMFYLILTIPLSMLVRYLEKRLAKEAV; this is encoded by the coding sequence GTGCCTGATTTTTCTATATTAACGAATAACATTGATATGTATTTAGAAGGATTTAAATATACAGTTATGTCTAGTGTAATTGCATTGATAGGCAGTTTTATTTTAGGAGTAATTTTGGCAGTAATGCGCATCGCACCGATTCGTATTTTAAATTGGGTAGGTTCAGCTTTTGTAGAGTTTGTAAGAAATATTCCACTCGTATTAATTGCATTTATATTTTATTTCGCGTTACCTGTAATAGGAATTACTTTAAATGGTTTTGTAGCAGGAACAGTTACGCTTACCGTATATACAGCAGCGTTTATTGCGGAAGTTATTCGCGCTGGTATTCTATCAGTCGAGAAAGGTCAGATGGAAGCAGCACGTTCCTCAGGATTGACTTATACGCAAGCAATGTACCATGTCGTTTTACCTCAAGCTATGAAAATTGTAATTCCCCCTTTAGGAAACCAGTTTCTCAATTTAGTTAAAAACTCCTCAATACTTGGAATTATTGCTGGTGCTGATTTAATGTATCAAGGAGATTTAATTTCAACGAAGACGTTTGTTACGTTTGATGTATATATATTTGTCGGGATGTTTTATTTAATATTAACAATTCCGCTCAGTATGCTAGTGCGTTATTTAGAAAAACGCTTAGCAAAGGAGGCGGTGTAA
- a CDS encoding amino acid ABC transporter permease, translated as MDFKGAITGDHILFLLKGLLITLEVALVAIVLSFIIGSVIGILRYMKIPVVSQVLGIIVEVIRNLPLLLIIFFTYFALPEAGLKLEIITAVIVALTIFEAAMISEIVRSGLLSIEKGQIEAARSSGLTYVQALWHIILPQALRRMVPPLVSQFISLLKDTALAVVISLPELMHNAQIISGQNVNYMIPTFMVVACMYFIVNYSLSILSRRLELR; from the coding sequence ATGGATTTTAAGGGAGCAATTACAGGGGATCATATTCTATTTTTATTAAAAGGATTACTTATAACGTTAGAGGTAGCGCTCGTAGCAATTGTACTTAGCTTTATTATTGGTAGTGTAATAGGGATATTGCGCTACATGAAAATACCTGTCGTCTCACAAGTATTAGGAATTATCGTTGAAGTAATTCGAAATTTACCACTACTTTTGATTATATTTTTCACGTATTTTGCACTACCAGAAGCAGGCTTGAAATTAGAAATTATAACAGCTGTAATTGTTGCTTTAACAATATTTGAAGCAGCAATGATATCTGAAATTGTTCGAAGTGGTCTATTATCGATTGAAAAAGGACAAATTGAGGCCGCAAGATCTTCAGGATTAACGTATGTGCAAGCGCTTTGGCATATCATTTTACCACAAGCATTAAGGAGAATGGTTCCACCGCTTGTCAGTCAATTTATTTCATTGCTGAAAGATACAGCATTAGCAGTTGTTATATCACTGCCAGAGCTTATGCATAATGCTCAAATTATTAGCGGACAAAATGTGAATTATATGATTCCAACGTTTATGGTAGTAGCTTGTATGTACTTTATCGTAAATTATAGTTTATCAATTTTATCCAGAAGATTAGAACTTCGTTAA